In one Mycobacterium heckeshornense genomic region, the following are encoded:
- a CDS encoding flavin-containing monooxygenase translates to MSNHHGLAGSSTTTVVVIGAGPSGLAVARQLEHRHRIKTLVLERALAPAIAWRTRYDDFRLNTSGFLSHLPGQRIPVTAGRWPTKEDMVRYFDRYVRVQNIALRLGCEVNHIDRSAQGWRLDTSSGEILAPVIVLATGNYRTPTIPRWPGLGQFNGELIHSGEFTNAWPFAGRDVLVVGAGNSAADIAVQLAYDGARRIWLAVRTPPHLVRRALGPVPADVLLELFARVPADKVDPLIERVNHLIWGDLSKCGFRRPPLGLKATVEQRGRIPTLADELIDVVRTGRVHVVAAVQALESERVILADGSSVTPQVIIAATGFRPDLEGLVGHLGVLDEHGNPRGGFASHLGAGMFAIGYGIPPNGPLRAIRRAATPLAQQIADYLSATRHQAKTDVKQ, encoded by the coding sequence ATGAGTAACCACCACGGCCTCGCCGGGTCTTCAACGACCACCGTTGTTGTCATCGGGGCAGGGCCGTCTGGTCTGGCCGTGGCGCGTCAGCTCGAGCACCGGCACCGGATCAAGACGCTTGTCCTCGAAAGAGCTTTGGCTCCCGCGATCGCCTGGCGCACGCGCTACGACGACTTTCGCCTCAATACCAGCGGTTTCTTATCCCACCTTCCCGGACAACGGATTCCGGTGACCGCGGGCCGCTGGCCGACCAAAGAGGACATGGTCCGCTATTTCGACCGCTACGTGCGCGTGCAGAACATCGCGCTTCGGCTCGGCTGCGAGGTCAACCATATCGACCGCAGTGCACAGGGCTGGCGACTCGACACATCGTCGGGGGAAATCCTTGCCCCGGTGATCGTCCTGGCTACCGGCAACTACCGCACCCCCACCATCCCCCGATGGCCGGGCCTTGGTCAGTTCAACGGCGAACTCATCCACTCCGGCGAGTTCACCAACGCGTGGCCCTTTGCGGGCCGCGACGTCCTGGTGGTCGGCGCGGGCAACTCGGCTGCCGACATCGCGGTCCAGCTCGCCTACGACGGTGCGCGCAGAATCTGGCTTGCCGTGCGCACTCCACCGCACCTGGTGCGGCGCGCATTGGGTCCGGTCCCGGCGGATGTCTTACTCGAGCTGTTCGCGCGGGTGCCTGCGGACAAGGTCGACCCGCTGATCGAGCGCGTCAACCACCTTATATGGGGCGATCTGTCGAAGTGTGGGTTCCGGCGGCCACCGCTCGGGCTAAAGGCCACGGTGGAACAGCGAGGCCGGATCCCCACCCTGGCCGACGAACTCATCGACGTCGTGCGGACCGGCCGGGTGCATGTGGTCGCCGCCGTGCAGGCGCTTGAGTCCGAACGCGTGATCCTCGCCGACGGCAGTTCGGTAACGCCGCAGGTGATCATCGCCGCCACCGGCTTTCGGCCGGATCTCGAGGGCTTGGTCGGCCACCTCGGCGTTCTCGACGAACACGGCAACCCGCGCGGCGGCTTCGCCTCGCACCTCGGTGCCGGAATGTTCGCGATCGGATACGGGATTCCGCCCAACGGCCCACTGCGCGCCATCCGGCGCGCCGCCACACCGCTGGCCCAGCAGATCGCAGACTACCTGTCAGCAACACGTCATCAAGCCAAAACCGATGTTAAACAATGA